The DNA window TGCCAGGTCGGGATCAGGCAATTTTTCGCCCGCTAGCTTTGCCAACTCCTTCGCCGTCTCGATATGGCGCTGTGCCAGCACGTTGCCAATATGACGAGACCCGGAGTGCAGCATCAACCAAACCTGATTTTGCTCATCCATACAGACTTCGATGAAGTGGTTGCCGCCTCCCAGCGACCCCATCTGCTTCAAAGCCTTCGCTTCCAAATGCTGTGCGCCAGCGTGCAGATACTTGAAGTCTTGCCAGCCTTGCCAGTCCAGCACTTGGGTGTCTGCTTCATCATTCTCGTTAAAGCCAACGGGAATTAGAGCTTCAATGTCTTGCCGAATCTGGTGCAGTTTACCGTCCAATTGCTCCGCCACAAAAGGCGTTTTGATCGCGCCCATGCCACACCCAATATCGACTCCCACCGCCGCAGGCACGATCGCTTCTTTCGTCGCCACCACCGAACCTACCAAGGCACCTTTACCCAAGTGAACATCGGGCATCAAGGCAACGTGCTTGAAGACAAAGGGCAGGGAGGCCACGTTCTTTGCCATTTTGGTTTCATCTTGACCCAGTTCGTGGTTTGCCCAAGAGAAAACAGGCTTAGCGGTAGAGAGGTCTAATTTTTCGTAAGGCATGGTTTCGTGTCCTTCGTTTGTTTGATGTCTCCAGAATAGGAAGGACA is part of the Trichocoleus sp. FACHB-46 genome and encodes:
- a CDS encoding RtcB family protein, producing MPYEKLDLSTAKPVFSWANHELGQDETKMAKNVASLPFVFKHVALMPDVHLGKGALVGSVVATKEAIVPAAVGVDIGCGMGAIKTPFVAEQLDGKLHQIRQDIEALIPVGFNENDEADTQVLDWQGWQDFKYLHAGAQHLEAKALKQMGSLGGGNHFIEVCMDEQNQVWLMLHSGSRHIGNVLAQRHIETAKELAKLAGEKLPDPDLAHFVQGTPEFEAYWRDLQWAQNYARVNREVMMARSKRVLEKHLANDQPFTPCLNVNCHHNYAEREVHFGEEVYVTRKGAVRAQQNDYGIILGSMGAKSYIVKGKGNVASYCSCSHGAGRLMSRNKAKLNFTLKDLIQQTQGIKCRKDEGVLDEIPGAYKPIDQVMANQSDLVEVVAILKQLVCVKG